Part of the Ursus arctos isolate Adak ecotype North America unplaced genomic scaffold, UrsArc2.0 scaffold_4, whole genome shotgun sequence genome, aaactagTCTTGTTTTCTGTGATAAGCTCTACTTGACCATGCTGTAttattctttgcatatattttagTAGTCAATTAGCTAaaatttttagaactttttttcatttatgtttgtgAGAGATATtgatcagttttttcttttcttgtaatgtctttgtctgattttggcatcgaggtaatgctggcctcatagaacaaatTGGGAAGTGTTATCCTATTTTCTGGACCAGTTTGTGTCAAAATTGGTGTGTTTTTCCTCAAACATTCggtagaattcactggtgaagccGTTTGggcctttggttttctttgtggaaaggtttttaactacacatttgatttctttaatagatatagggctattcaggttatctatttTTTGGAGGAGTTCTGGTAGTTtgcatttttcaaggaatttcatttaagttgtcaaatttattgcaAAATTTGTTTATAGTagtctttttccatccttttattatctgtaaaattTGTAGCCATTTCATCTCTGTCGTTCCTGAATAGTACCCTTTTCTACTGATCAGTCTGACCAGAGCTGGATCAATTTTACTGGTCTCAGTGAACTAGTATTTGGTTTCATTGATGGTCTCTGTTGTTTTCCGTTTTCTGCTTCAGAGATTTCttgctctgatctttattctttccttttctcccccccccccttggtcttacttttgtgtttataatttgttcttcttttttctaggttcttaaggTAGGAGCTTTGaggcttttcctcttttcttacaTGGGtgtagtgctataaatttcctgcTTTGGTGGCATTCCCCAAACTTtgatttgttgttttcattttcattcaattcacattcccttttgattttctctttgacccATAGGCTATTCAGATGTTTGTgtagtttccaagtatttggggATTTCCCCAAGTGTCTTCTGTGAGATTCTAATCCCTTTAGATTTATTGAGACTCATTTTAAGGCCCAGAATATGGTTGACTTTGGTAAATGCTCTGTTTGCAACTGTGAACAATGTGTATCCTGCTCTTTTTGTTGGGAGGGTTCTATAAATGTCAGATCCAGTTGGTTGATGGTGGTGCTTACtttttctatatccttgctgatttttctGTATACAAGTTTTATTAATTACTGAGGGAATATTAAAAGTCTCCAGccataattgtggatttatttctcttttcagtttttatttcctgTATGATGAAGTTCTGTTGTCAGGTACATACACATTGAGGATTGTCGTGTCTTCTTGGTAAACTGATcattatatattatctttttttatccttGGTAATTTTCTTTGATCTGCAATCTACTTTGATATTACTATAGCCGCTtgagctttcttttgattagtgtttttgcatggtgtatgtttttctgtttttcacttttaataaTTGTTTACTTGAATAACTTTCCCGTGAGGCTCAGCTAAGGGTGAATGTTCACCTCAGAagttgttttatatgttttgaaCTCTCTTTGTACAGAATTACACAAAACGTCATCCCTTTTCTCATAACTCCCTTGTTGAATTTGTCCATTTTCAGTTTGGTCTCTTCTGCTTTCTGTGAGAATTCCATGTTTCATGCTAACACTGTCGTCAGATATTTACAGCGGACCTGGTGTATGTTAGCCTCTGTTCAGGGTGCTGGGGATAGAGCAACAAAGTCCTTTTTACAGGAGTTATGTTTTTGGTAGAATGAGATAGACAACAAATATGTACTATATCCGTGGTGATAAGCACTTTGGGAAGCAGCAAAGCACTGAGTAAGGCAGATGGAGTAATGAGGCTGGGTGGGCCAGCAAGGAGGATGTTGCTTTAGGAGATGTGATCAAAGAGGACCGCTCTGACAAAGTGACGTTTGGACACAGACATGATGGAAGTGAGGGGTGAGCTCGGTGGAACTCGGGCGAGGCACATTTCCGGCAGAAGGAACAGTGAGTGCAAAGACCTAGGATGGGAATATGCTTGGGGAGGAGAGTGTGGCTAGAACAAAGTAAGCGATGTCAGAGGTCATCTTAGCCAGCTGGAGCATTGCAGAATTCTGAACTCTTGCACTGAAAACCGTCCTTTCACAGCACTGTGGTTCCACCCAAACAGTACAAGGGAGGCTTACACTTCCAGAATTGAGAGGAGGGCGCGGGCAGGGGGGAGCAATGCTTCTTCCTTTGCAGTGTCATCCAGCTGACTGATGCAGTTGTTGTTGTGGTAAGAACAGTGGGCTGGATGAGATGCCCTTCTGGATTAGTCTGCTGTGAGTGGAGGAATGTTCAGTTCTTTCCTTTACCCAAGAGtcctgtgattttctttctgttgtcacCGCTCTAACTTGCAGGATAGTCTTAGACGAGTCCCAGGCCTTTCAGAATCTTTTCCCTTGTTTGTGAAGTGTGGCCGTTGGTATGTACTTTGCCTCTCGGGTGCATTAAGTTACTTGTAAAATCCTTTAGAAAATCAGGAGACTTACCTAATAGATGTTTTCTCAAAGATGGTTTGAGAAATTCAGCCTTGTTGAATAGAACACTCTTGTTCCTTAGACCCATAATCTTACTGTACTTTCTATACTTTGCACTGTACGTAGTGTCACAATGCTTTTTGCTACCACAAAATTTGTTTGGATTAGATTTTCACAAGAGTGGAAGGGGACCGGCCATAGGGAAGAGGGAGGTTGGGCAAACACTTCTGTTTAGCTGGACAGCTGGTAGTTTCTATTTTgacaaaggtgtgtgtgtgtgttctgtagCTGATCTTATCTGGAGAGGAGTAAAGTGAAAACGTTGACCAGAATAGGGGAAGTGTTGTATTTCAGGATGCAGGAattcacaaatttttattttattgcaggTATTTCTTGGTGGATTTTTATGCACCAGCCACAGCTGTTGAGAGCATAATGGAACATTTGTCTCGAGACACTGATGTGATTAGACCGAATGTTGTAAAACACCCTCTAACCCAGGAAGTGAAAAAGTGTGAAGGGATTGTCCCCGTCCCACTCGAAGAAAAACTATATTCCACGAAGAAGAGGAAGTGAGAAGATTTACCAGATTTTAGCTTTGTATTTAATTCTCTCACTTTTGAGTACCATGGATTACAAATGTACAAACTTGACCCTTACATGAGTGTTATAGGTGCCATTTGATGTTTCTAAGGTATTTTTAGCTCACGAACCCCCTTGCTGTGGGAAGTTGGGGAATGGCTTGCTTAGAGCCACTTTGGAATCTGAGGTGCCAGCACATCATTCTTGATTTCCTCTCATTAATGTCATTTCTTTATTGATGAGGACTTTGCCCTACAACACCACTAGCACCATTTTGAAGAACAAAGCTTCTAAAAACTGCTTTGGATTGCAAGCTAGTCATTCAGACTGTATTaccatgcaaaataaaattttaagaccaCTGCATTATATGAGTAACTTTTGACCagaataataaacataatttctaaaaaaaacctTGGGGAGGTGTTTTGTCTCTTCACCTGCCGCAGCGCCGTGAACTGCCCGGGGCCCTGCAGCTCGCGTCTGCCCAGAACCCCGGCCGTGAGGTCCCAGCCCAAGTGCAGAGACGGGGGAGAAGTCAGGGGTGACGGTGGGGCAGGGATGTGTCTGTCCCTCAGCTACTGGGCATTCTGTAAAAgcagtaactttttcttttctctctcagttCACTTGTCACTGGGTGGGTGTTGTTCTGTGTAGAGGGACACGTATGTTCTGTGGCTTGAGCTCCGGCGCTGCTTCCTCTCATTCTGCCCTCAgcacctgcctcctctcctgtccctctgccccatgGGCCTCTTTGAGACCTTTGAACTCTGCTCTTCCTGCCTTTGTCCCCTACCCCGATGAGTTGGAAGCCAGTTGCTTGTGACTTGGGGTTGCCCTGAGAGCCAATGGGCACCGTGGCCCGTGGCAGGCTGAGCCCTTCAGTAGGGAGGCTTACAAGAAAGGATGtctcctgttttctgttttttattaaatacttagggacctcctttttaaaaaaacatgtccTGGACATAAAAAGACAAGTtttgttttgagggtttttttgttttggcagGGGAGAGGTTGGTTTTGGGATGTTGGTATACTTTTGAGACTAAGAACCAACTAGTCTTTGCTTGAAGTGGGTGTAATTAAGGTTACCATATTTAGCAAATAGAAATGCAGGGTGCCCGGTGAAattggaatttcagataaacaatgaagcatttttttcccataaGTATGCTCCAGAGATTGCGTAGAACAtactcagaggaaaaaaatgatgtggtgtttatttgaaattcagatgTACCTGGGTGTTCTGTGTTTTCTGTGGTAAGCTCGGTATCATAGCTAGCCCGAGACACGGTCTGCTCTGCTCCCCAAAGCTTCAGGGAAGGGAAGCCTGCGTCCTCCGGCACCCTGACTCTTCAGCTGACTGCATGGCCCTGAGGCGAGCGTGAAGAGCTCTGGAGTTAATAGGAGAGAGCGCAGCCAGTGTGCTCCAGTTTGCCTCAAACTCTTATTCCCCCGGCCTGCCTGAGAACTATCTAGAAACTGACGGAAATTTCATTCCTGCTCAGTTCCAGATAATCTGTTGTGTGAGCCTTGATTTACACTGCAGTCTTAGAATCAGTAAGTGCTaccggcctttttttttttttttttttttttttttaagaaattctccCTTAAAAAAAGTCCATATGTGGGCTCTGCCCCAGGCTGAGGACCCAGCGTCTCTGGCAGCCAATGGCTTCTGCGGCGCATCAGGAGGACGCTTTTTCTTGGAACAGTCAACTGGCATCTCTTCCGTCTCCTCAGAGCTGGTGAATCAGAAGAAATCGACCAAACAGCCTTTACACCTTCCCGAAGCGGGCTGTCAACAGCCCAGAGACGGAGCTGCTGTGCACACATTGTTGGGGGCAGGTACCAACTACTAAGTGGACCTCTGGTTGTGTTAACGTCTATAATCAGATCCTGGTAAAGCAGCAAGGGGCCCAGAGATTTGGCCTCTGCCGCTTTTAAATCGTGATGAGACTGAGACACAGATGTGCAAGACAGGTGCCCCAAGAACCAGAAGGAGCCTGGCTCCTAACTAACCCAGGGTTCCTCCCTCTGTCACGGTGCCCATCTCTGCCTTGGGCGATCAGGTTtgtcactttgctgaattctttttgtttgtttgtaatcGACGTATACCCGGCCtgtaatgttatgttagtttccgGTATACAGCGTAGTGTTTTGATGCTTTTATACGGTACGAATGTACAAAATGATCACTTGGATAGGTCTAGTTAGCCACTGTCGCCATCCCTGGTGATTACAGTGACCGTTCCCtctgctgtacattacatccggTGATGGACTTACTGCGTAACTGGAAGGCTGTACTTCTCAGTCCCTTTCAACTGCCCGTCCTACGcccatcctcctcctctctgacaaccaccagtttggtctctgtgtttatgagtctgtttctgttttgttttttagattccacatagacgTGAAATTGCATAGTAATTGTCTTCGCATTACTGCACTTAGCCcagtaccctctaggtccatccatgttgtcgcagatggcaggatttcattctttttcttaagagcCCAGATAGCACCGAGCTTCAACTTCCTCCGGAGGCAAAAGACTATAAAATGAAGTCTCTTTGAAGAGCAGTCGTTCAGTAAAGAGGGTCATTAAAAACTGTAGGCTGGAAATAAAAGGGATAAAGTGGAGGTTATCTGGGAAAATATGCTACTTCCTGCTTCATTAGGAATTTCCTGAAAGCACGGGCCTGTGGCCAGGGCCTGCGAGAGCACACACTTCTCCCGACGGTTCGCGTGCACTTGCGCTCAGGCGCTCCCTGAGGTACGGTTTCCCTTCTCAAGGTTGGGTGTGTGCAGTCTGCGTACCGTGTCCGGCGCCACACACGGTGCCTCGGGAACCTTGTTGCTGTCAGCAGCCTTGTGAGGAAGCATGTGTCATCCCTGGTGTTTGGATGAGGAAGCAGAGTGATTTGACCTTGACCCCACAACCACCAAATGACAGCTGGGATCTTGAAcgggggaccctgatgccacatGGCCTTTTCCCTTCAGTAACCGTGAGCTTGTCCTTGTCCTCTCAGGTTATATGAGGACCCTGGAGGTCTGGGGTGAATTCTTACCGCTCAGCTGGTAGCAGTTGTCCTCATGGCCTGAGCTTGGTGCTGGCACGTTCTTTTCCTGCACTTGCTAGTCCCTGGGACGTTCTTGAGCGTTCAAGGTCATGCTAGTGTGTAGAATCCTGTGGCACAGTTTAGAGAGTGCTAGGAAGGAGGCTGGCTAAGTAGGGCAGCCATGCAGCATGCCACTTGCCCTCCTCGGGAGCTCCAAAATGAAGCCACGGTCTCTTCCCTCTGAGCTGCTGATTCATAGCTGGACCCTCAGCCACTGAGGGGCCCCGGCCCCCCTTGCAAAATACCTGGTGTTGGAGCAGGGCATGTGTGGAGGTCATTTCCAGGAGGGTGGCTCCTCCTGCCCTGGCTGGTGGTGGCCTGAGGCACTGTTTAGGGGGTCTGCTCCTGCATTGGGCGTCTCGGAGCAAGGTTCTGGAAGCGGGGGGCCGGAAAGGCAGCCCGTCTCCCCTCTAGTAGGGCAGAAGGCAGGAAAGCTGTGTGGTGCCCAGGGAGGGGAGTCCTGCAGAGGAAGTGCGGGGGAGCTGAAGCCTGGAGGATGAGCCCGCCCTGCACTCGCAGCTGCCCTGAGAccctgagctggagagcagggagTGGAGGAGACAGGAGGGCCCTGGCAAAGAATCCAGTCGGAACGGGGAGACGACCTGCCAGGGATAAAGTTGGAGGGTGGGAGTCTGCCCAAGCACACCGAGCCGCAGCAGCACAAGGTGAAGCAAGGATTCCAGAGCGTTCCCTTTGGGCTCCCTTCCTTGAAAAGACACATCTTCCTCAGATTTGTTACCTTGACTACTTGTGGCTCACTTTGGACAGGAACGAGCTTCCGGAAGTACTTTGTTTCTCACGTGGGGTGGGctcaggagggagggggagagcgaGATGGAGGTTGTGGACCCAAGAAGCCAGTCTCAGGTGTGTCTTGGAAGCCACTTCCTGGGAACGTTGACAAGTCATGGAAGCAGTCAGCAGGTGTCCGAATCGGAGATGACTAAGTCCTGTACCGTGGGATGTCAATAAGGAAGGACCGTGAGGCTCAGGTGAGCCTCTTAGGTTTTTGCTGAAAGACCACATTTGTGTTGATTGAGGTGAAATATTTGATTGAAGGATTAGGAGGATTGAAAGCATGAGCTGGGCTTCCCTACTTCTAGTCGAGTCCGAAAGAGTCACAGCTGGGGGGCACCTTACAGTATGACAGAGGGATACTTCCAGCAAGAGCTCGCTATGAATGGTATTCCTGTACTTTCCTTACAACTCCGTGAGGATTTTACCCATTCTGCACATGGGGCACCCAAGGCTTAGCGAAaataagtgacttgtccaaggctgCAATGGGAGGAGTTGGATTGGCGATTTGAAAGCCCACTTTTGGCTCACAGCACCCTTCCTCGGGTGGGCACCTACCATCCGTGCAGAGTAGGCCATTCTCCCAGGGGCTGCTTCCAAGCGACATCCCGCCCTGGGCCCTTCCTACCCCACACCTGGACCAAGGACCCAGGCTTTATCATTGGGAGAGGGGAGAGCGTGGATCTGGGACTTCTTGGGAGTGTTTTTAATCTCAGGTCTTCAAAGAGAAGTCATGAGAATGACAGAATAAAAGCGTTCATGTACCCTGGAGACCAGGCCTCCTTTCTGCACGGTTTTTCCTCTGCCCTGTAATTTCCCGCAGagcttttttttctccatacTCCAGGGGTATGCGTTTACAGAGCACACACATGGCAGGTGATGCCCTGGgcaggatacaaagatgaatgggcaATGACCCTGACCTTAGGGCTCTCATAGATAGGGGAGGTGGAAATACTCTGCTATCTGAAAACAGGctatgataaaaataataggaTTCAAACTAAGTGCTGTGGAAACAGAACTGGATTCATTAGCACTTGGAACTGGGTGGGGGGAGTTTTCCAGCAGAGAGAGTGTTTAAACAGGCATGGGAACGAGTGTGGAGCATGGGTGGTAGGCAATGGGAGGTGGCAAAACTGTAGGCTGTGTTTGTGGAGCACCGGGGGGCCAGGCAGGTATGATCTGGTGGTGGGCACGGGCTTGGCATGTAGAGAGTGGGAATTTGGGGAGGGTCCAAGTCACTGTGTGCTGGTGAGGAGACATTTCGTGGCTAAGGGCCTCTTGAACTGAAAGGATCATTTTGAAGGGCCAAGAATGAGTACTGTGCACTTTAGCTTGCTGTAAAACCTGCATTCTAACTGACCAACCCTCTACCATGCCCGCATATTTGTCAGAAAGAAATGGTTATAGAAATTCACCCTGGAGAAGTACAAGGGGGGTTGAGGCGAGGTTGTCAGATGCCCAACAGCCGGTGGACAGTGGACTGCCCGGACAATGTGCTTGCCCAGGGACCCCCAGCTGAACTGAGTGTGCTCTGAAATGCTGCGTGTGGGAGCATCTTGAAAGTAGAAATCCTGCTCCCCTTGTGTGGCCTAGGCTGTTGCCACTTTTCGTTGGGAGGGctcagggagagagggatgaTTGCCCCTGAGATTGACCTGGAATGCCACCTGCTAATACCTGCCGTGTCTTCCGTACCTGGGAACAGGCCAGGATCATGTCGGTGGTGGGAAGTTTCCAGAGCAATTTGTGGGATCCTTGGTCACCTAGAAAAAAATGTACTGTGACAAGCACAGAACTTTGGGTCAGAGACCTACTCCGTGGCCCTGCGTTGCCACCCTCCAGCCGCAGGATCTTGCgtgctttcctttcttccctctgcctcagaCTTCAGTCTTCGAATGGAAAATGTGGGCCAGTGAACCAGTTGGTCTTAATGAACCTTCCAAGTCTACGAGGCCCTGGATCAGGTCCCACTGTCTGGTTTGCTGAAGGATTATTCCATCAGTGATTTGGAAACCTGGCCGGGAGATGGGGAAGGGTTAAAGTACTTTCCCAGAGGCTTATTCTTCGCACACTTCTGTTCATCTTCTGATAAGCCTAGCTGTTGTTTCCATGGCCTGCCAGTGGCTTCCATGGGGCTATTACTCTAAACAGAGCAGGTGCCGTACCCGATCACAAGAAAACAGCAAAGGGAGCCTCAGAGGCCAGCACAAGCTTTTGCTGGGCTCGAATTGCCAACATACTTTTTACTCTGAGAACACAGCTTAAAGGCACATGGACTTAAAACCGAACAGGCTCAAGGCACCCTATTGTTCCACAGGAGGAAGATACAGGTGTGGTGGCCAAGAAGTTCCTGGGTGGTGGCAACGTCCTGTTTTTGGAGGGGCGCACCACAGTCTCCAAAGTCAGCCCCTAAATAGTGACTGCAGCAGTACCTAAATAACCCTGCACCTTCCCAGATCccccaggcccagcagggcaATTAGCCAAAGCTGCCTGAAACCAGACCGAGTCTCCACAGTGCTGGGGACCTTTGGCGTCTGGTGCTGCAGCGTTAGCGTCTGTGTGTCGTGTCTGCACCCTTTTCTCCCAGCACAGGCTAAGCTGTGCCTCCTCTGGgaaaggaagtgggagagaagatTTGCCTGAGATGATTCCATTGTGCGTGGAAAAGACAAGGATGCATTGTTCGTTGGACAGTGCCAGGAGTAAGGAATATGTAAAATGTTCTCAACCTCTCCATTCTGAGTAAGTGGGAGACCATTGTTTCCATAAGGCTCGTATTGAGCTCAATGACTTGAATATAACATTCGTTGTCCAAATGAAACCCAAAATGTAAGTACCACTTTGTGGAGGACTAGataccgctttttttttttttttaaagattttatttatttgagagagagagagcacaggagcagggggagcagcaggcagggggcgtgggagaagcagacttcccactgaggagggagcccaacccggggctggatctcaggaccccgagataatgccccgagctgaaggcagatgcttaacggactgagccacccaggtgctcctgtttttcttttgatagaTGTCAGACTCTGTTACCTGTCAGTTCTCATTATTCAaagattctgtatttgtgaattttcctacttgcaaaaatttatttgtaagcTCCCCGAATCCGTATGGTATTTTCACAGTCATTCACAGGTGGGGAGGTGAACATTAGAGTCTCCTGTCGAGTCCTTTCCCTGCTGGGGTTGTACAGGGTGACACTCTGCCTTGTTGTTGCAGTCCTCCTACAGTGAACAAGTGTCTTTTTTAGTGTTGTTTGCATCTCTGTGCTCTTTGTTGGTGATCTCCGTGTTTAAAATGGCCCATGCATAGTGCCGAAGGGCTGTCTAGTGTTCCTAAGCCcgagaaggctgtgatgtgccttatggAGGAAATATGTGTGTTAAATTAGCTTTGCTGAGGCACGGGTGACAGTATTGTTGGCCTTGTTCAGTGTTAATGAATCAATATAAATTAAGGTGTCTTTGAAAAAAAGCATGCATAAAACAAGACTGTCTTGATGGGTCGGCATAAACGTGATCAGAGCCTCgcaggaacctaaccctgtgtTTCTCCTAGGAACAATGGGTTAGTATTCTCTAGCCAAGTGTTTGCAGCCCCACCTCGATAGGACATACTCTCTCCAATAACAAGAATCAACTCTTACTTGACTCTGGGATCCgtgctttgtttttctgtgaggAGTCCTTTGGCATATTTCTCTAATTCTCTGACTTTTATCTGCAATGAAAGTGATTTTTATTCTCACCATCGTTCTTAACCTTGCTTGTCTGGTTGTCTTCCGCcatcctgcttccccttctcATCCACACATATTTTCATTCTCCGCAATCCCGTCCACTAGAGAGCTATATGTCTACACGAACCCTTCTCTTAGTACCTCAGCAGAGGGGTTTGGTGATGTGGCCGGAAAGAACCAAGACTGTAAAAGAAGAGCCTGGACACAATGCTCCATTTAAATCCCAGCTTTAGGAGTGGGCAGATAGATTCCTGTGGGGTTTAGCTAAGGCCATGGAAAGGGGTAATTAGATAAGTAGTCTAGCAGTTCTTCCACCTCCACCCCCGGCAGGGCACCATGATAGCTCAGTGATTTTCACAGCATTCTCCAAATCAAATACATTCTAATTACGTttaaaacaagagcaaaaatttGGTCACAAGGCAAAATCACAAGGAATTTTTAAAGGCGCTGATTTTATAGTTAATAGTTATAACCAGTGCTTTGAAAACTTATTCTTCCGTATACTTCTTACCAGATCTAAATATAATAATATGGCATAAGATATTTAATGTGGTTCAGCCaaatattaaggaaattaatCCCTCATCCCTCCTAATCGTAACGAAATGGTTTTGGGTTCAATCTCTATTCTGGTCGAATGCGATGCCCTGACAATGATTGTCCTCCCCTTACAGCGCTATTCATACTTTGCTTGCTTTCTTAATACTTGGCATGTGGGTTGGTAAACTAGACAcgttctccttttttaaaaatccacacatCCA contains:
- the MRPS6 gene encoding 28S ribosomal protein S6, mitochondrial, translating into MPRYELALILKAMQRPETAAALKRTIEALMDRGAIVRNLENLGDRTLPYKISAHSRQHSRGGYFLVDFYAPATAVESIMEHLSRDTDVIRPNVVKHPLTQEVKKCEGIVPVPLEEKLYSTKKRK